The proteins below come from a single Asanoa ferruginea genomic window:
- the fdh gene encoding formate dehydrogenase, translated as MGVRTWIEGWPVYRQLTGTDPLGRGHAARSARTESLTPRTKEADSVAKSVCPYCAVGCGQRVFVKDGEVTQIEGDPDSPISRGRLCPKGSASKSLVTSDRRIRTVLYRRPYAKDWEELDLDTAMEMIADRVVKARADTWEDKADDGRPLNRTLGISSLGGATLDNEENYLIKKLFTAMGAIQIENQARIUHSSTVPGLGTSFGRGGATGFQQDLANADCIVIQGSNMAEAHPVGFQWVMEAKKRGATVIHVDPRFTRTSALADQFVPLRVGSDIAFLGGVINYILQNELEFREYVLAYTNAATIIRDDYLDTEDLDGLFSGYHEETGTYDPKSWQYQGHDTRVPTHGEMHTQRETGAALRHESHGAPVSNISERDETLQDPHCVYQILKRHYARYTPEVVERVCGVPPEQFQKVCEAWTRNSGRERTTALVYSVGWTQHSVGVQYIRAGAIIQLLLGNMGRPGGGVMALRGHASIQGSTDIPTLFNLLPGYLPMPHYKQHETFSLWVDSIRHPGQKGFWSQARSYAVSLLKAYFGDNATPENNWGYGYLPRLTGDHGTYQQVLNMIDGKVKGYFLLGQNPAVGSAHGRAQRLGMANLDWLVVRDLYMIESATFWKDSPEIETGEIVTEDCRTEVFFMPAASHVEKEGTFTQTQRMLQWREKAVDPPQDCRSELWFFYHLGRLVRERLATSTLERDRAVLDLAWNYPISGQHDEPSAEAVLKEINGYEVANGKPVPGFTALKDDGSTACGCWIYSGVFADGVNQAARRKPGSEQSWVAPEWGWAWPANRRILYNRASADPQGVPWSEKKAYVWWDPDKGEWTGHDVPDFEKTKDPSHRPKRGTGGIAGLAGDDAFIMQGDGKGWLFAPAGLIDGPLPTHYEPAESPLRNPLYTQQANPTRKVYDRPDNLLNPSPPDAHSDVFPFIFTTSRLTEHHTAGGMSRQLAYLSELQPAMFVEVSPALAEERGLEHMGWAHVVTGRAAVEARVMVTARLRPLRIDGRVIHQIWLPYHWGGSGLTTGDSANDLFGITLDPNVLIQESKVGTCDIRPGRRPTGPALLDYIADYLRRAGLDASHYAPLETPETGE; from the coding sequence GTGGGGGTCCGGACGTGGATCGAGGGGTGGCCGGTTTACCGGCAGCTCACGGGCACTGACCCGCTTGGGCGGGGGCATGCCGCCCGTTCCGCGCGCACCGAGAGCCTCACCCCGCGCACCAAAGAGGCCGACTCCGTCGCGAAATCCGTGTGTCCCTACTGCGCCGTCGGGTGTGGGCAGCGGGTGTTCGTCAAGGATGGCGAGGTCACCCAGATCGAGGGTGATCCGGACAGCCCGATCTCGCGCGGCCGGCTCTGCCCCAAAGGGTCGGCCAGCAAGAGCCTGGTGACCAGCGACCGGCGGATCCGCACGGTGCTCTACCGCCGGCCCTACGCGAAAGACTGGGAAGAGCTCGACCTCGACACGGCGATGGAGATGATCGCCGACCGGGTGGTCAAGGCCCGCGCCGACACGTGGGAAGACAAGGCCGACGACGGCCGGCCGCTCAACCGGACCCTGGGCATCTCGAGCCTGGGTGGCGCCACGCTGGACAACGAAGAGAACTATCTGATCAAGAAGTTGTTCACCGCGATGGGCGCTATCCAGATCGAGAACCAGGCGCGTATTTGACACTCCTCCACCGTCCCCGGTCTGGGGACCAGCTTCGGCCGTGGCGGGGCCACCGGGTTCCAGCAGGACCTGGCTAACGCCGACTGCATCGTCATCCAAGGGTCCAACATGGCCGAGGCACACCCGGTCGGGTTCCAGTGGGTGATGGAGGCGAAGAAGCGCGGTGCGACGGTGATCCATGTCGACCCGCGGTTCACCCGGACCAGCGCGCTGGCGGATCAGTTCGTGCCGCTGCGCGTCGGCTCCGACATCGCGTTCCTCGGCGGGGTGATCAACTACATCCTGCAGAACGAGCTCGAGTTCCGGGAGTACGTGCTCGCCTACACCAACGCGGCCACCATCATCCGCGACGACTACCTGGACACCGAGGACCTCGACGGGCTGTTCTCCGGCTACCACGAGGAGACCGGCACCTACGACCCGAAGAGCTGGCAATACCAGGGCCACGACACGCGCGTGCCGACCCACGGTGAGATGCACACCCAGCGGGAGACCGGTGCGGCGCTGCGGCACGAGTCGCACGGTGCCCCGGTCAGCAACATCTCCGAGCGCGACGAGACGCTCCAGGATCCGCATTGCGTCTACCAGATCCTCAAGCGGCACTACGCCCGCTACACCCCGGAGGTGGTCGAGCGCGTCTGCGGCGTACCCCCGGAGCAGTTTCAGAAGGTCTGTGAGGCGTGGACCCGCAACTCGGGGCGCGAGCGCACCACGGCGTTGGTCTACTCGGTCGGCTGGACCCAGCACAGCGTCGGGGTGCAATACATCCGGGCCGGCGCGATCATCCAGCTCCTGCTCGGCAACATGGGCCGGCCCGGTGGCGGCGTCATGGCGCTGCGCGGGCACGCCAGCATCCAGGGCTCCACCGACATCCCGACGCTGTTCAACCTGTTGCCGGGCTACCTGCCGATGCCGCACTACAAGCAGCACGAGACGTTCAGCCTCTGGGTCGACTCGATAAGGCACCCGGGTCAGAAGGGTTTCTGGTCGCAGGCCCGCAGTTACGCGGTCAGCCTGCTCAAGGCCTATTTCGGCGACAACGCCACACCGGAGAACAACTGGGGGTACGGCTACCTGCCCCGGCTGACCGGCGACCACGGCACCTACCAGCAGGTGCTGAACATGATCGACGGGAAGGTGAAGGGCTACTTCCTGCTCGGCCAGAACCCGGCGGTCGGCTCGGCGCACGGCCGCGCCCAGCGGCTCGGCATGGCCAACCTCGACTGGCTGGTGGTCCGCGACCTCTACATGATCGAGAGCGCCACCTTCTGGAAGGACTCGCCCGAGATCGAGACCGGCGAGATCGTCACCGAAGACTGCCGCACCGAGGTGTTCTTCATGCCGGCGGCGTCGCACGTGGAGAAGGAAGGCACCTTCACGCAGACCCAGCGGATGCTCCAGTGGCGGGAGAAGGCCGTCGACCCGCCGCAGGACTGCCGCTCGGAGCTGTGGTTCTTCTACCACCTGGGCCGGCTGGTCCGGGAGCGGCTGGCCACGTCCACACTGGAGCGCGATCGCGCGGTCCTCGACCTGGCCTGGAACTACCCGATCAGCGGGCAGCACGACGAGCCCAGCGCCGAGGCGGTGCTCAAGGAGATCAACGGGTACGAGGTCGCCAACGGCAAACCCGTCCCCGGCTTCACCGCGCTCAAGGACGACGGCTCCACGGCCTGCGGCTGCTGGATCTACAGCGGGGTGTTCGCCGACGGGGTCAACCAGGCCGCGCGCCGCAAGCCCGGCTCGGAGCAGAGCTGGGTCGCGCCGGAGTGGGGCTGGGCCTGGCCGGCCAACCGGCGCATCCTCTACAACCGCGCGTCGGCCGACCCGCAGGGCGTGCCGTGGAGCGAGAAGAAGGCCTACGTCTGGTGGGACCCGGACAAGGGGGAGTGGACCGGCCACGACGTGCCCGACTTCGAGAAGACCAAGGACCCGTCCCACCGGCCGAAGCGCGGCACCGGTGGCATCGCCGGTCTGGCCGGCGACGACGCGTTCATCATGCAGGGCGACGGCAAGGGCTGGCTGTTCGCGCCGGCCGGCCTGATCGACGGGCCGCTGCCGACGCACTACGAGCCGGCCGAGTCGCCGCTGCGCAACCCGCTCTACACCCAACAGGCCAACCCCACCCGCAAGGTGTACGACCGCCCCGACAACCTGCTCAACCCGTCGCCGCCGGACGCGCACTCCGACGTGTTCCCGTTCATCTTCACCACCAGCCGGCTCACCGAGCACCACACCGCGGGCGGGATGAGCCGCCAGCTCGCCTACCTCTCCGAACTCCAGCCGGCCATGTTCGTCGAGGTCTCGCCGGCCCTGGCCGAGGAGCGCGGGCTCGAGCACATGGGCTGGGCACACGTGGTCACCGGTCGGGCGGCCGTCGAGGCCCGGGTGATGGTCACCGCCCGGCTGCGCCCGCTGCGGATCGACGGCCGGGTGATCCACCAGATCTGGCTGCCCTACCACTGGGGTGGCTCCGGCCTGACCACCGGCGACTCGGCCAACGACCTTTTCGGCATCACGCTCGACCCCAACGTGCTCATCCAGGAAAGTAAGGTCGGCACCTGCGACATCCGCCCCGGCCGCCGCCCGACCGGCCCGGCCCTGCTCGACTACATCGCCGACTACCTGCGCCGGGCCGGGCTCGACGCCTCGCACTACGCGCCGCTGGAGACACCCGAGACGGGGGAATGA
- a CDS encoding endonuclease domain-containing protein translates to MTRPGPLGPEQHAWAAVLAAGPGALLAGIAAATAGGLRGRWQRTALDVLVPGDRRPPNLLRRLPADLPAVKVRRTTSLPDEDRQPARPDRTTMARSVVDAAQWAPNDDEARAVIAAACQQGRATPAEILAVAARMPRARRRQLVLTTATDAAGGASSLAEIDFVRLCRAFGLPRPDLQRKRTDAAGRVRYLDAYWEHFGIHVEVDGGHHTDVGQWASDMRRQNDLWIAGDIVLRFPATQIRQNPQEVAAQLMRALRSRGFPEI, encoded by the coding sequence GTGACGCGGCCGGGCCCGCTCGGACCGGAACAACATGCCTGGGCGGCCGTTCTCGCGGCGGGCCCCGGTGCGTTGCTCGCGGGCATCGCCGCCGCCACCGCCGGCGGCCTGCGTGGACGGTGGCAGCGCACTGCCCTGGACGTTCTCGTTCCGGGCGATCGAAGGCCGCCGAACCTCCTGCGGCGGCTGCCCGCCGACCTTCCCGCTGTCAAGGTGCGCCGCACGACGAGTCTGCCGGACGAGGATCGGCAACCGGCCCGCCCGGACCGCACGACCATGGCGCGGTCGGTGGTCGATGCGGCACAGTGGGCGCCGAACGACGACGAGGCCCGGGCGGTCATCGCCGCCGCGTGTCAGCAGGGCCGAGCGACCCCGGCGGAGATCCTCGCGGTCGCCGCCAGAATGCCGCGCGCACGGCGTCGCCAGTTGGTGCTCACTACGGCGACCGACGCCGCCGGCGGCGCCAGTTCCCTCGCGGAGATCGACTTCGTCCGGCTCTGCCGCGCATTCGGCCTACCCAGGCCGGACCTCCAACGCAAACGCACCGACGCCGCCGGCCGCGTTCGTTACCTGGACGCGTACTGGGAGCACTTCGGCATCCACGTCGAGGTAGACGGCGGCCACCACACGGACGTCGGCCAGTGGGCGTCAGACATGCGCCGCCAGAACGACCTCTGGATAGCCGGCGACATAGTCCTCCGCTTCCCAGCAACCCAAATCCGACAAAACCCCCAGGAAGTGGCAGCCCAGCTGATGCGCGCGCTCCGCTCGCGCGGCTTCCCTGAGATCTAG